A section of the Pan paniscus chromosome 11, NHGRI_mPanPan1-v2.0_pri, whole genome shotgun sequence genome encodes:
- the LCN12 gene encoding epididymal-specific lipocalin-12 isoform X2: MRRGGRWTWGPLLPHLAGTQETAAARMRLLCDLWLWLSLLKVLQAQTPTPPRLPPPMQSFQGNQFQGEWFVLGLVGNSFRPEHRVLLNAFAATFELSDDGRFEVWNAMTRGQHCDTWSYVLIPAAQPRQFTVDHGVEPGADREETRVVDSDYTQFALMLSRRHTSRLAVLRISLLGWSPQASVC, from the exons ATGAGAAGAGGTGGAAGGTGGACCTGGGGGCCCCTCCTACCCCACCTGGCTGGAACCCAAGAGACcgcag CTGCCAGGATGAGGCTGCTGTGTGACCTGTGGCTGTGGCTCTCCTTGCTGAAAGTCCTGCAGGCCCAGACCCCAACCCCCCCGCGACTCCCGCCCCCGATGCAGAGCTTCCAAGGAAACCAG TTCCAGGGGGAATGGTTCGTCCTGGGCCTGGTGGGCAACAGCTTCAGGCCGGAGCACAGGGTGCTGCTGAACGCTTTCGCCGCAACTTTCGAGCTAAGTGACGATGGCCGCTTTGAGGTGTGGAATGCCATGACTCG AGGCCAGCACTGTGACACATGGTCTTATGTGCTGATACCGGCAGCCCAGCCCAGGCAGTTCACTGTGGACCACGGAGTGG AGCCCGGGGCGGACAGAGAGGAGACCCGGGTGGTGGACAGCGACTACACTCAGTTCGCCCTGATGCTGTCCCGCAGACACACGAGCAGGCTGGCCGTCCTCAGGATCAGCCTGCTGG GCTGGTCACCCCAGGCCAGCGTCTGTTGA
- the LCN12 gene encoding epididymal-specific lipocalin-12 isoform X1, translating into MRRGGRWTWGPLLPHLAGTQETAAARMRLLCDLWLWLSLLKVLQAQTPTPPRLPPPMQSFQGNQFQGEWFVLGLVGNSFRPEHRVLLNAFAATFELSDDGRFEVWNAMTRGQHCDTWSYVLIPAAQPRQFTVDHGVEPGADREETRVVDSDYTQFALMLSRRHTSRLAVLRISLLGRSWLLPPGTLDQFICLGRAQGLSDDNIVFPDVTGWSPQASVC; encoded by the exons ATGAGAAGAGGTGGAAGGTGGACCTGGGGGCCCCTCCTACCCCACCTGGCTGGAACCCAAGAGACcgcag CTGCCAGGATGAGGCTGCTGTGTGACCTGTGGCTGTGGCTCTCCTTGCTGAAAGTCCTGCAGGCCCAGACCCCAACCCCCCCGCGACTCCCGCCCCCGATGCAGAGCTTCCAAGGAAACCAG TTCCAGGGGGAATGGTTCGTCCTGGGCCTGGTGGGCAACAGCTTCAGGCCGGAGCACAGGGTGCTGCTGAACGCTTTCGCCGCAACTTTCGAGCTAAGTGACGATGGCCGCTTTGAGGTGTGGAATGCCATGACTCG AGGCCAGCACTGTGACACATGGTCTTATGTGCTGATACCGGCAGCCCAGCCCAGGCAGTTCACTGTGGACCACGGAGTGG AGCCCGGGGCGGACAGAGAGGAGACCCGGGTGGTGGACAGCGACTACACTCAGTTCGCCCTGATGCTGTCCCGCAGACACACGAGCAGGCTGGCCGTCCTCAGGATCAGCCTGCTGG GCAGGAGCTGGTTGCTGCCTCCCGGGACGCTGGACCAGTTCATCTGCCTGGGCAGAGCTCAGGGCCTCTCGGATGACAACATTGTCTTCCCAGATGTGACTG GCTGGTCACCCCAGGCCAGCGTCTGTTGA
- the C8G gene encoding complement component C8 gamma chain isoform X3: MDKQPEVNSDFVRGTWCQGPARKCRSKLGSRGGWRWGVGLAQGWGWGGNGWTWTSWAGLCDSRVDSVLGLGGATLGLPQSCHPAAATMLPPGTVTLLTLLLAAGSLGQRPQRPRRPASPISTIQPKANFDAQQFAGTWLLVAVGSACRFLQEQGHRAEATTLHVAPQGTAMAVSTFRKLDGICWQVRQLYGDTGVLGRFLLQARGARGAVHVVVAETDYQSFAVLYLERAGQLSVKLYARSLPVSDSVLSGFEQRVQEAHLTEDQIFYFPKYGFCEAADQFHVLDEVRR, translated from the exons ATGGATAAACAGCCAGAGGTCAACTCGGACTTTGTACGTGGGACATGGTGCCAGGGCCCTGCCAGGAAGTGCAGATCGAAGCTAGGCTCACGaggaggctggaggtggggggtggggctggcccagggctggggttggggaggcaACGGATGGACATGGACTTCCTGGGCTGGGCTCTGTGACAGCAGAGTAGACTCTGTCCTGGGACTTGGTGGTGCtacccttggcctcccacagtcctGCCACCCTGCCGCCGCCACTATGCTGCCCCCTGGGACTGTGACCCTCTTGACTCTGCTCCTGGCAGCTGGCTCGCTGGGCCAGAGGCCTCAGAGGCCACGCCGGCCCGCATCCCCCATCAGCACCATCCAGCCCAAGGCCAATTTTGATGCTCAGCAG TTTGCAGGGACCTGGCTCCTTGTGGCTGTGGGCTCCGCTTGCCGTTTCCTGCAGGAGCAGGGCCACCGGGCCGAGGCCACCACACTGCATGTGGCTCCCCAGGGCACAGCCATGGCTGTCAGTACCTTCCGAAAGCT GGATGGGATCTGCTGGCAGGTGCGCCAGCTCTATGGAGACACAGGGGTCCTCGGCCGCTTCCTGCTTCAAG CCCGAGGCGCCCGAGGGGCTGTGCACGTGGTTGTCGCTGAGACCGACTACCAGAGTTTCGCTGTCCTGTACCTGGAGCGGGCGGGGCAGCTGTCAGTGAAGCTCTACG CCCGCTCGCTCCCTGTGAGCGACTCGGTCCTGAGTGGGTTTGAGCAGCGGGTCCAGGAGGCCCACCTGACTGAGGACCAGATCTTCTACTTCCCCAAGTACG GCTTCTGCGAGGCTGCAGACCAGTTCCACGTCCTGGACG AAGTGAGGAGGTGA
- the C8G gene encoding complement component C8 gamma chain isoform X1, with product MVPGPCQEVQIEARLTRRLESCHPAAATMLPPGTVTLLTLLLAAGSLGQRPQRPRRPASPISTIQPKANFDAQQFAGTWLLVAVGSACRFLQEQGHRAEATTLHVAPQGTAMAVSTFRKLDGICWQVRQLYGDTGVLGRFLLQARGARGAVHVVVAETDYQSFAVLYLERAGQLSVKLYARSLPVSDSVLSGFEQRVQEAHLTEDQIFYFPKYGFCEAADQFHVLDEVRR from the exons ATGGTGCCAGGGCCCTGCCAGGAAGTGCAGATCGAAGCTAGGCTCACGaggaggctggag tcctGCCACCCTGCCGCCGCCACTATGCTGCCCCCTGGGACTGTGACCCTCTTGACTCTGCTCCTGGCAGCTGGCTCGCTGGGCCAGAGGCCTCAGAGGCCACGCCGGCCCGCATCCCCCATCAGCACCATCCAGCCCAAGGCCAATTTTGATGCTCAGCAG TTTGCAGGGACCTGGCTCCTTGTGGCTGTGGGCTCCGCTTGCCGTTTCCTGCAGGAGCAGGGCCACCGGGCCGAGGCCACCACACTGCATGTGGCTCCCCAGGGCACAGCCATGGCTGTCAGTACCTTCCGAAAGCT GGATGGGATCTGCTGGCAGGTGCGCCAGCTCTATGGAGACACAGGGGTCCTCGGCCGCTTCCTGCTTCAAG CCCGAGGCGCCCGAGGGGCTGTGCACGTGGTTGTCGCTGAGACCGACTACCAGAGTTTCGCTGTCCTGTACCTGGAGCGGGCGGGGCAGCTGTCAGTGAAGCTCTACG CCCGCTCGCTCCCTGTGAGCGACTCGGTCCTGAGTGGGTTTGAGCAGCGGGTCCAGGAGGCCCACCTGACTGAGGACCAGATCTTCTACTTCCCCAAGTACG GCTTCTGCGAGGCTGCAGACCAGTTCCACGTCCTGGACG AAGTGAGGAGGTGA
- the C8G gene encoding complement component C8 gamma chain isoform X2, translated as MDKQPEVNSDFSCHPAAATMLPPGTVTLLTLLLAAGSLGQRPQRPRRPASPISTIQPKANFDAQQFAGTWLLVAVGSACRFLQEQGHRAEATTLHVAPQGTAMAVSTFRKLDGICWQVRQLYGDTGVLGRFLLQARGARGAVHVVVAETDYQSFAVLYLERAGQLSVKLYARSLPVSDSVLSGFEQRVQEAHLTEDQIFYFPKYGFCEAADQFHVLDEVRR; from the exons ATGGATAAACAGCCAGAGGTCAACTCGGACTTT tcctGCCACCCTGCCGCCGCCACTATGCTGCCCCCTGGGACTGTGACCCTCTTGACTCTGCTCCTGGCAGCTGGCTCGCTGGGCCAGAGGCCTCAGAGGCCACGCCGGCCCGCATCCCCCATCAGCACCATCCAGCCCAAGGCCAATTTTGATGCTCAGCAG TTTGCAGGGACCTGGCTCCTTGTGGCTGTGGGCTCCGCTTGCCGTTTCCTGCAGGAGCAGGGCCACCGGGCCGAGGCCACCACACTGCATGTGGCTCCCCAGGGCACAGCCATGGCTGTCAGTACCTTCCGAAAGCT GGATGGGATCTGCTGGCAGGTGCGCCAGCTCTATGGAGACACAGGGGTCCTCGGCCGCTTCCTGCTTCAAG CCCGAGGCGCCCGAGGGGCTGTGCACGTGGTTGTCGCTGAGACCGACTACCAGAGTTTCGCTGTCCTGTACCTGGAGCGGGCGGGGCAGCTGTCAGTGAAGCTCTACG CCCGCTCGCTCCCTGTGAGCGACTCGGTCCTGAGTGGGTTTGAGCAGCGGGTCCAGGAGGCCCACCTGACTGAGGACCAGATCTTCTACTTCCCCAAGTACG GCTTCTGCGAGGCTGCAGACCAGTTCCACGTCCTGGACG AAGTGAGGAGGTGA